Proteins encoded in a region of the Lepisosteus oculatus isolate fLepOcu1 chromosome 23, fLepOcu1.hap2, whole genome shotgun sequence genome:
- the u2af2a gene encoding U2 small nuclear RNA auxiliary factor 2a isoform X1, with protein sequence MSDFDEFERQLSENKQESLRFPSMPAQVTEPFLSPPERDKENRHRRRSPTRSRSRERKRRSRERRSRDRRSDSKDRRQRRSSRSPHREKKKKVRKYWDVPPPGFEHITPMQYKAMQAAGQIPATALLPTMTPDGLAVTPTPVPVVGSQMTRQARRLYVGNIPFGITEVRGPRLEEAMMDFFNAQMRLGGLTQAPGNPVLAVQINQDKNFAFLEFRSVDETTQAMAFDGIIFQGQSLKIRRPHDYQPLPGMSENPSVYVPGVVSTVVPDSAHKLFIGGLPNYLNDDQVKELLTSFGPLKAFNLVKDSATGLSKGYAFCEYVDVNVSDQLKAIAGLNGMQLGDKKLLVQRASVGAKNATLTSINQTPVTLQVPGLMNSSVVQMGGLPTEVLCLMNMVAPEELLDDDEYEEIVEDVRDECSKYGQVKSIEIPRPVDGLEVPGCGKIFVEFVSVFDCQKAMQGLTGRKFANRVVVTKYCDPDAYHRRDFW encoded by the exons ATGTCGGACTTCGACGAGTTCGAGCGGCAGCTGAGCGAGAACAAGCAGG AATCGCTCCGGTTTCCCAGCATGCCCGCGCAAGTCACCGAGCCTTTCCTGTCCCCTCCAGAGCGCGACAAGGAGAACCGGCACCGGCGCCGCAGTCCGACTCGGAGCCGCAGTCGCGagaggaaaaggaggagcagagagaggaggagccgGGACAGGCGGAGCGATTCGAAGGACCGCCGACAGAGGCGGAG CAGTCGCTCCCCGCACcgggagaagaagaagaaagtgAGGAAGTACTGGGATGTGCCGCCGCCCGGGTTCGAGCACATCACCCCCATGCAGTACAAGGCCATGCAAG CGGCGGGCCAGATCCCCGCCACCGCCCTGCTGCCCACCATGACCCCCGACGGGCTGGCCGTGACCCCCACCCCCGTGCCCGTGGTGGGCAGCCAGATGACCCGGCAGGCCAGGAGGCTCTACGTCGGCAACATCCCCTTTGGCATCACTGAGGTGAGGGGGCCTAGGCTGGAG gaggccatgatggatTTCTTCAACGCCCAGATGCGCCTGGGGGGCCTGACCCAGGCTCCGGGGAACCCCGTGCTCGCCGTGCAGATCAACCAGGACAAGAACTTCGCCTTCCTGGAG TTCCGCTCCGTGGACGAGACGACGCAGGCCATGGCGTTCGACGGCATCATCTTCCAGGGCCAGAGCCTGAAGATCCGGCGGCCCCATGACTACCAGCCGCTGCCTGGTATGAGCGAGAACCCCAGCGTCTACGTGCCAG GCGTGGTGTCCACGGTGGTGCCGGACTCCGCCCACAAGCTCTTCATCGGGGGACTGCCCAATTACCTCAACGACGACCAG GTGAAGGAGCTGCTGACATCCTTCGGCCCCCTCAAGGCCTTCAACCTGGTGAAGGACAGCGCCACCGGGCTCTCCAAGGGGTACGCCTTCTGCGAGTACGTGGACGTCAACGTCAGTGACCAG TTGAAGGCCATTGCGGGTCTGAATGGAATGCAACTGGGCGATAAGAAGCTGCTGGTGCAGCGTGCCAGCGTGGGAGCCAAGAACGCCACTCTG aCCAGTATAAACCAGACCCCAGTGACCCTGCAGGTGCCGGGGCTCATGAACAGCTCCGTGGTGCAGATGGGGGGGCTCCCCACCGAGGTGCTGTGCCTGATGAACATGGTGGCGCCGGAGGAGCTGCTGGACGACGACGAGTACGAGGAGATCGTGGAGGACGTGAGGGACGAATGCAGCAAGTACGGGCAGGTGAAGAGCATCGAGATCCCGCGGCCCGTGGACGGGCTGGAGGTGCCGGGCTGTGGCAAG ATCTTCGTGGAGTTCGTCTCGGTGTTCGACTGCCAGAAGGCCATGCAGGGCCTGACGGGGAGGAAGTTCGCCAACCGCGTCGTGGTGACGAAGTACTGCGACCCGGACGCCTACCACCGCCGGGACTTCTGGTAG
- the u2af2a gene encoding U2 small nuclear RNA auxiliary factor 2a isoform X11 yields the protein MSDFDEFERQLSENKQERDKENRHRRRSPTRSRSRERKRRSRERRSRDRRSDSKDRRQRRSSRSPHREKKKKVRKYWDVPPPGFEHITPMQYKAMQAAGQIPATALLPTMTPDGLAVTPTPVPVVGSQMTRQARRLYVGNIPFGITEEAMMDFFNAQMRLGGLTQAPGNPVLAVQINQDKNFAFLEFRSVDETTQAMAFDGIIFQGQSLKIRRPHDYQPLPGMSENPSVYVPGVVSTVVPDSAHKLFIGGLPNYLNDDQVKELLTSFGPLKAFNLVKDSATGLSKGYAFCEYVDVNVSDQAIAGLNGMQLGDKKLLVQRASVGAKNATLTSINQTPVTLQVPGLMNSSVVQMGGLPTEVLCLMNMVAPEELLDDDEYEEIVEDVRDECSKYGQVKSIEIPRPVDGLEVPGCGKIFVEFVSVFDCQKAMQGLTGRKFANRVVVTKYCDPDAYHRRDFW from the exons ATGTCGGACTTCGACGAGTTCGAGCGGCAGCTGAGCGAGAACAAGCAGG AGCGCGACAAGGAGAACCGGCACCGGCGCCGCAGTCCGACTCGGAGCCGCAGTCGCGagaggaaaaggaggagcagagagaggaggagccgGGACAGGCGGAGCGATTCGAAGGACCGCCGACAGAGGCGGAG CAGTCGCTCCCCGCACcgggagaagaagaagaaagtgAGGAAGTACTGGGATGTGCCGCCGCCCGGGTTCGAGCACATCACCCCCATGCAGTACAAGGCCATGCAAG CGGCGGGCCAGATCCCCGCCACCGCCCTGCTGCCCACCATGACCCCCGACGGGCTGGCCGTGACCCCCACCCCCGTGCCCGTGGTGGGCAGCCAGATGACCCGGCAGGCCAGGAGGCTCTACGTCGGCAACATCCCCTTTGGCATCACTGAG gaggccatgatggatTTCTTCAACGCCCAGATGCGCCTGGGGGGCCTGACCCAGGCTCCGGGGAACCCCGTGCTCGCCGTGCAGATCAACCAGGACAAGAACTTCGCCTTCCTGGAG TTCCGCTCCGTGGACGAGACGACGCAGGCCATGGCGTTCGACGGCATCATCTTCCAGGGCCAGAGCCTGAAGATCCGGCGGCCCCATGACTACCAGCCGCTGCCTGGTATGAGCGAGAACCCCAGCGTCTACGTGCCAG GCGTGGTGTCCACGGTGGTGCCGGACTCCGCCCACAAGCTCTTCATCGGGGGACTGCCCAATTACCTCAACGACGACCAG GTGAAGGAGCTGCTGACATCCTTCGGCCCCCTCAAGGCCTTCAACCTGGTGAAGGACAGCGCCACCGGGCTCTCCAAGGGGTACGCCTTCTGCGAGTACGTGGACGTCAACGTCAGTGACCAG GCCATTGCGGGTCTGAATGGAATGCAACTGGGCGATAAGAAGCTGCTGGTGCAGCGTGCCAGCGTGGGAGCCAAGAACGCCACTCTG aCCAGTATAAACCAGACCCCAGTGACCCTGCAGGTGCCGGGGCTCATGAACAGCTCCGTGGTGCAGATGGGGGGGCTCCCCACCGAGGTGCTGTGCCTGATGAACATGGTGGCGCCGGAGGAGCTGCTGGACGACGACGAGTACGAGGAGATCGTGGAGGACGTGAGGGACGAATGCAGCAAGTACGGGCAGGTGAAGAGCATCGAGATCCCGCGGCCCGTGGACGGGCTGGAGGTGCCGGGCTGTGGCAAG ATCTTCGTGGAGTTCGTCTCGGTGTTCGACTGCCAGAAGGCCATGCAGGGCCTGACGGGGAGGAAGTTCGCCAACCGCGTCGTGGTGACGAAGTACTGCGACCCGGACGCCTACCACCGCCGGGACTTCTGGTAG
- the u2af2a gene encoding U2 small nuclear RNA auxiliary factor 2a isoform X8, with amino-acid sequence MSDFDEFERQLSENKQERDKENRHRRRSPTRSRSRERKRRSRERRSRDRRSDSKDRRQRRSSRSPHREKKKKVRKYWDVPPPGFEHITPMQYKAMQAAGQIPATALLPTMTPDGLAVTPTPVPVVGSQMTRQARRLYVGNIPFGITEEAMMDFFNAQMRLGGLTQAPGNPVLAVQINQDKNFAFLEFRSVDETTQAMAFDGIIFQGQSLKIRRPHDYQPLPGMSENPSVYVPGVVSTVVPDSAHKLFIGGLPNYLNDDQVKELLTSFGPLKAFNLVKDSATGLSKGYAFCEYVDVNVSDQLKAIAGLNGMQLGDKKLLVQRASVGAKNATLTSINQTPVTLQVPGLMNSSVVQMGGLPTEVLCLMNMVAPEELLDDDEYEEIVEDVRDECSKYGQVKSIEIPRPVDGLEVPGCGKIFVEFVSVFDCQKAMQGLTGRKFANRVVVTKYCDPDAYHRRDFW; translated from the exons ATGTCGGACTTCGACGAGTTCGAGCGGCAGCTGAGCGAGAACAAGCAGG AGCGCGACAAGGAGAACCGGCACCGGCGCCGCAGTCCGACTCGGAGCCGCAGTCGCGagaggaaaaggaggagcagagagaggaggagccgGGACAGGCGGAGCGATTCGAAGGACCGCCGACAGAGGCGGAG CAGTCGCTCCCCGCACcgggagaagaagaagaaagtgAGGAAGTACTGGGATGTGCCGCCGCCCGGGTTCGAGCACATCACCCCCATGCAGTACAAGGCCATGCAAG CGGCGGGCCAGATCCCCGCCACCGCCCTGCTGCCCACCATGACCCCCGACGGGCTGGCCGTGACCCCCACCCCCGTGCCCGTGGTGGGCAGCCAGATGACCCGGCAGGCCAGGAGGCTCTACGTCGGCAACATCCCCTTTGGCATCACTGAG gaggccatgatggatTTCTTCAACGCCCAGATGCGCCTGGGGGGCCTGACCCAGGCTCCGGGGAACCCCGTGCTCGCCGTGCAGATCAACCAGGACAAGAACTTCGCCTTCCTGGAG TTCCGCTCCGTGGACGAGACGACGCAGGCCATGGCGTTCGACGGCATCATCTTCCAGGGCCAGAGCCTGAAGATCCGGCGGCCCCATGACTACCAGCCGCTGCCTGGTATGAGCGAGAACCCCAGCGTCTACGTGCCAG GCGTGGTGTCCACGGTGGTGCCGGACTCCGCCCACAAGCTCTTCATCGGGGGACTGCCCAATTACCTCAACGACGACCAG GTGAAGGAGCTGCTGACATCCTTCGGCCCCCTCAAGGCCTTCAACCTGGTGAAGGACAGCGCCACCGGGCTCTCCAAGGGGTACGCCTTCTGCGAGTACGTGGACGTCAACGTCAGTGACCAG TTGAAGGCCATTGCGGGTCTGAATGGAATGCAACTGGGCGATAAGAAGCTGCTGGTGCAGCGTGCCAGCGTGGGAGCCAAGAACGCCACTCTG aCCAGTATAAACCAGACCCCAGTGACCCTGCAGGTGCCGGGGCTCATGAACAGCTCCGTGGTGCAGATGGGGGGGCTCCCCACCGAGGTGCTGTGCCTGATGAACATGGTGGCGCCGGAGGAGCTGCTGGACGACGACGAGTACGAGGAGATCGTGGAGGACGTGAGGGACGAATGCAGCAAGTACGGGCAGGTGAAGAGCATCGAGATCCCGCGGCCCGTGGACGGGCTGGAGGTGCCGGGCTGTGGCAAG ATCTTCGTGGAGTTCGTCTCGGTGTTCGACTGCCAGAAGGCCATGCAGGGCCTGACGGGGAGGAAGTTCGCCAACCGCGTCGTGGTGACGAAGTACTGCGACCCGGACGCCTACCACCGCCGGGACTTCTGGTAG
- the u2af2a gene encoding U2 small nuclear RNA auxiliary factor 2a isoform X10, translated as MSDFDEFERQLSENKQESLRFPSMPAQVTEPFLSPPERDKENRHRRRSPTRSRSRERKRRSRERRSRDRRSDSKDRRQRRSSRSPHREKKKKVRKYWDVPPPGFEHITPMQYKAMQAAGQIPATALLPTMTPDGLAVTPTPVPVVGSQMTRQARRLYVGNIPFGITEVRGPRLEEAMMDFFNAQMRLGGLTQAPGNPVLAVQINQDKNFAFLEFRSVDETTQAMAFDGIIFQGQSLKIRRPHDYQPLPGMSENPSVYVPGVVSTVVPDSAHKLFIGGLPNYLNDDQVKELLTSFGPLKAFNLVKDSATGLSKGYAFCEYVDVNVSDQLKAIAGLNGMQLGDKKLLVQRASVGAKNATLTSINQSLVSVCW; from the exons ATGTCGGACTTCGACGAGTTCGAGCGGCAGCTGAGCGAGAACAAGCAGG AATCGCTCCGGTTTCCCAGCATGCCCGCGCAAGTCACCGAGCCTTTCCTGTCCCCTCCAGAGCGCGACAAGGAGAACCGGCACCGGCGCCGCAGTCCGACTCGGAGCCGCAGTCGCGagaggaaaaggaggagcagagagaggaggagccgGGACAGGCGGAGCGATTCGAAGGACCGCCGACAGAGGCGGAG CAGTCGCTCCCCGCACcgggagaagaagaagaaagtgAGGAAGTACTGGGATGTGCCGCCGCCCGGGTTCGAGCACATCACCCCCATGCAGTACAAGGCCATGCAAG CGGCGGGCCAGATCCCCGCCACCGCCCTGCTGCCCACCATGACCCCCGACGGGCTGGCCGTGACCCCCACCCCCGTGCCCGTGGTGGGCAGCCAGATGACCCGGCAGGCCAGGAGGCTCTACGTCGGCAACATCCCCTTTGGCATCACTGAGGTGAGGGGGCCTAGGCTGGAG gaggccatgatggatTTCTTCAACGCCCAGATGCGCCTGGGGGGCCTGACCCAGGCTCCGGGGAACCCCGTGCTCGCCGTGCAGATCAACCAGGACAAGAACTTCGCCTTCCTGGAG TTCCGCTCCGTGGACGAGACGACGCAGGCCATGGCGTTCGACGGCATCATCTTCCAGGGCCAGAGCCTGAAGATCCGGCGGCCCCATGACTACCAGCCGCTGCCTGGTATGAGCGAGAACCCCAGCGTCTACGTGCCAG GCGTGGTGTCCACGGTGGTGCCGGACTCCGCCCACAAGCTCTTCATCGGGGGACTGCCCAATTACCTCAACGACGACCAG GTGAAGGAGCTGCTGACATCCTTCGGCCCCCTCAAGGCCTTCAACCTGGTGAAGGACAGCGCCACCGGGCTCTCCAAGGGGTACGCCTTCTGCGAGTACGTGGACGTCAACGTCAGTGACCAG TTGAAGGCCATTGCGGGTCTGAATGGAATGCAACTGGGCGATAAGAAGCTGCTGGTGCAGCGTGCCAGCGTGGGAGCCAAGAACGCCACTCTG ACCAGTATAAACCAGagcctggtgtctgtgtgttggtAA